In Luteimonas viscosa, the following proteins share a genomic window:
- a CDS encoding bactofilin family protein — protein sequence MAIFSPQNNAPAKKDQPSFASDAPPASPQRETPAVADFNPSQVAPPRPAVQADTSAKESLIAADLTIEGKIEGSGHVRIAGRFKGDVNVQGNLRIENGAKLTGGVKAKQVVVAGELDGNIESAARVELMDSAILTGDVKAGSLTVAAGSKIRGHVECGWDASEAVAPRKNGKAAEATELREVAS from the coding sequence ATGGCCATCTTCAGCCCGCAGAACAACGCCCCCGCCAAGAAGGACCAGCCGTCCTTCGCCTCCGACGCGCCGCCTGCGAGCCCGCAGCGCGAGACGCCCGCCGTCGCCGATTTCAATCCCAGCCAGGTCGCGCCGCCGCGCCCGGCCGTGCAGGCGGACACCTCGGCCAAGGAATCGCTGATCGCCGCCGACCTGACCATCGAGGGCAAGATCGAGGGCAGCGGCCATGTCCGCATCGCCGGCAGGTTCAAGGGCGACGTCAACGTGCAGGGCAACCTGCGCATCGAGAACGGCGCCAAGCTCACCGGCGGGGTCAAGGCCAAGCAGGTGGTGGTGGCGGGCGAACTCGACGGCAACATCGAATCCGCCGCGCGGGTCGAACTGATGGACTCGGCGATCCTGACCGGCGACGTCAAGGCCGGCTCGCTGACCGTGGCCGCCGGCTCCAAGATCCGTGGCCATGTCGAATGCGGCTGGGACGCGTCCGAGGCCGTGGCGCCGCGCAAGAACGGCAAGGCCGCCGAGGCGACGGAGCTGCGCGAAGTCGCGTCCTGA
- a CDS encoding DUF6587 family protein gives MQTGLLLQYVVVAAVVAYSAWFVARRQFPDGTRRMRIALAVPLVREGRPGWMRALGQRLAPAAMPRDGACGGCNGCS, from the coding sequence ATGCAGACCGGTCTGCTGTTGCAGTACGTGGTCGTGGCCGCCGTGGTCGCGTACAGCGCCTGGTTCGTGGCCCGACGGCAGTTTCCGGACGGCACCCGCCGGATGCGGATCGCGCTCGCAGTGCCGCTGGTGCGCGAGGGCAGGCCCGGCTGGATGCGTGCGCTGGGGCAGCGCCTGGCGCCGGCTGCGATGCCTCGCGATGGCGCTTGCGGCGGCTGCAACGGCTGCAGTTGA
- the feoB gene encoding ferrous iron transporter B, translating into MSAADALDARPWRLALVGNPNCGKTALFNLLTGSRQKVANYAGVTVERKEGRFRGDQGRQYVLLDLPGAYSLQPASLDEAITRDVCRGFYPGEPAPDLLVCVVDATNLRLHLRFALELRSLGRPMVLAVNMIDVARRRGITVDLEALERELAIPVVETVAVRHHGAQALLDRLDRMPVPPAARVVAGDPAPDLHAETRRLIDAAIRMPRRTARIDDALDRWLLHPVFGLVALAVVMFLIFQAVYAWATPVMDLIDTGTGWLGGAVGGTLPEGPLNSLLVDGVIAGLGGVIIFLPQILVLFAFILALEESGYLPRAAFLLDRLMKGAGLSGRSFIPLLSSFACAIPGIMATRSIQDPRDRLATIMVAPLMTCSARLPVYALLIGAFIPARTVWGPIGLQGLVLFGLYVAGIASALLVSFVMKRWRRDTSEHALLLELPSYRVPHPRDLAIGLYERGMIFLKRVGGIIFALTVLLWVLLNVPAPPPDATMPAIDYSLAGRIGHALAVVFAPLGFNWQICIALIPGLAAREVAVSSLATVYALSAADDEAAAQALTPIITDGWSLATGLSLLVWFIYAPQCISTWATIKRETNSWRIMAANAAGLFALAYLASLLTYQVARALGAG; encoded by the coding sequence ATGAGCGCCGCGGACGCCCTCGACGCGCGGCCCTGGCGCCTGGCGCTGGTCGGCAATCCGAACTGCGGCAAGACCGCACTGTTCAACCTGCTCACCGGCAGCCGCCAGAAGGTTGCGAACTACGCCGGCGTGACCGTGGAACGCAAGGAAGGTCGCTTCCGTGGCGACCAGGGTCGCCAATACGTGCTGCTCGACCTGCCCGGGGCCTACAGCCTGCAGCCGGCCAGCCTCGACGAGGCGATCACGCGCGACGTCTGCCGCGGCTTCTATCCCGGCGAGCCGGCCCCGGACCTGCTGGTGTGCGTGGTCGACGCCACCAACCTGCGCCTGCACCTGCGCTTCGCGCTCGAACTGCGCTCGCTCGGCCGGCCGATGGTGCTGGCGGTGAACATGATCGACGTCGCCCGGCGTCGCGGCATCACGGTGGACCTCGAGGCGCTGGAGCGCGAACTCGCCATTCCGGTGGTTGAAACCGTCGCGGTCAGGCACCACGGCGCGCAGGCGCTGCTCGACCGCCTGGACCGCATGCCGGTGCCGCCGGCCGCGCGTGTGGTGGCGGGCGACCCCGCGCCCGACCTGCATGCCGAAACCCGGCGCCTGATCGACGCAGCCATACGCATGCCGCGCCGCACCGCGCGCATCGACGACGCACTCGATCGCTGGTTGCTGCACCCGGTGTTCGGGCTCGTTGCGCTGGCGGTGGTGATGTTCCTGATCTTCCAGGCGGTGTACGCCTGGGCGACGCCGGTGATGGATCTGATCGACACCGGCACCGGGTGGCTGGGCGGGGCGGTCGGCGGCACGCTGCCCGAGGGGCCGCTCAACAGTCTGCTGGTGGACGGGGTGATCGCCGGGCTGGGCGGGGTGATCATCTTCCTGCCGCAGATCCTGGTGCTGTTCGCCTTCATCCTGGCGCTGGAGGAAAGCGGCTACCTGCCGCGCGCGGCGTTCCTGCTCGACCGGCTGATGAAGGGCGCGGGCCTGTCGGGGCGCTCGTTCATCCCGCTGCTGTCGAGCTTCGCCTGCGCGATTCCCGGGATCATGGCCACGCGTTCGATCCAGGATCCGCGCGACCGGCTGGCGACGATCATGGTCGCGCCGCTGATGACCTGTTCGGCGCGCCTGCCGGTGTACGCGCTGCTCATCGGTGCCTTCATCCCCGCGCGCACGGTCTGGGGGCCGATCGGGTTGCAGGGCCTGGTGCTGTTCGGGCTGTACGTCGCGGGCATCGCCAGCGCGCTGCTGGTGTCGTTCGTGATGAAGCGCTGGCGGCGCGACACCTCCGAGCACGCGCTGCTGCTGGAACTGCCGTCCTACCGCGTGCCGCATCCGCGCGACCTCGCCATCGGCCTGTACGAACGCGGGATGATCTTCCTCAAGCGGGTGGGCGGGATCATCTTCGCGCTCACCGTGCTGTTGTGGGTGCTGCTCAACGTACCCGCGCCGCCGCCGGACGCGACGATGCCGGCGATCGACTACAGCCTGGCCGGACGCATCGGCCATGCGCTGGCCGTGGTGTTCGCGCCGCTGGGCTTCAACTGGCAGATCTGCATCGCGCTGATCCCGGGGCTGGCGGCGCGCGAGGTGGCGGTGTCGTCGCTGGCGACGGTCTACGCGCTGTCGGCCGCAGACGACGAGGCCGCGGCGCAGGCGCTCACGCCGATCATCACCGACGGCTGGTCGCTGGCGACCGGGCTGTCGCTGCTGGTCTGGTTCATCTATGCGCCGCAGTGCATCTCCACCTGGGCGACGATCAAGCGCGAGACCAACTCCTGGCGGATCATGGCCGCGAACGCGGCGGGGCTGTTCGCGCTGGCTTACCTGGCGTCGCTGCTGACCTACCAGGTCGCGCGCGCACTGGGCGCGGGCTGA
- a CDS encoding FeoA family protein: MTLADLPRRTPSIVESVDQRDAADGIARRLRELGFVAGEAVEVVARAPFGGDPILVQVGYTRFALRRAEAARVRLVAA, translated from the coding sequence GTGACCCTCGCCGACCTGCCTCGTCGCACACCCTCCATCGTCGAATCGGTCGACCAGCGCGATGCCGCCGACGGCATCGCCAGACGCCTGCGCGAGCTGGGCTTCGTCGCCGGCGAGGCCGTGGAAGTGGTGGCCCGCGCGCCTTTCGGCGGCGATCCGATCCTGGTCCAGGTCGGCTACACGCGCTTCGCCCTGCGTCGCGCGGAGGCCGCGCGCGTACGCCTGGTCGCCGCATGA
- a CDS encoding enoyl-CoA hydratase-related protein yields MPEPLSTRQTGAVLRLCLERPALHNAFDADLIGRLTDALAAAADDARIRVVVLEGAGASFSAGADLNWMRGMAAASEAANRDDALALARLMRTLDELPKPTIARVHGAAFGGGVGLVACCDIAIGVPEAKFGLTESRLGLLPAVISPYVVAAIGPRQARRWFATAEVFDAAQALRIGLLHAVVEADALDAAVERQVSLLLKAGPLAAAAAKSLVRDVLAGGDRDALDAANATLIAKLRVSPEGQEGLSAFLDKRPARWTS; encoded by the coding sequence ATGCCGGAACCGCTGTCGACCCGCCAAACCGGCGCTGTGCTGCGTCTGTGCCTGGAGCGACCCGCGCTGCACAATGCCTTCGACGCCGATCTGATCGGACGGCTGACCGACGCCCTCGCCGCTGCGGCCGACGACGCCCGGATCCGGGTGGTGGTACTGGAGGGCGCCGGCGCCTCCTTCTCCGCCGGCGCCGACCTCAACTGGATGCGCGGCATGGCCGCCGCCAGCGAGGCGGCGAACCGCGACGACGCCCTCGCCCTCGCCCGCCTGATGCGCACGCTGGACGAACTGCCGAAGCCGACCATCGCCCGCGTGCACGGTGCCGCGTTCGGCGGCGGGGTCGGCCTGGTGGCGTGCTGCGACATCGCGATCGGCGTGCCGGAAGCGAAGTTCGGCCTGACCGAAAGCCGGCTCGGCCTGTTGCCGGCGGTGATCTCGCCCTACGTGGTCGCCGCAATCGGCCCGCGCCAGGCGCGACGCTGGTTCGCCACCGCCGAGGTCTTCGACGCGGCCCAGGCGCTGCGGATCGGGCTGCTGCACGCGGTGGTCGAAGCCGATGCGCTGGACGCGGCGGTTGAGCGCCAGGTCTCGCTGCTGCTCAAGGCCGGGCCGCTGGCTGCGGCCGCTGCGAAGTCGCTGGTGCGCGATGTGCTGGCGGGCGGCGACCGCGATGCGCTCGATGCCGCCAACGCCACACTGATCGCGAAACTGCGCGTTTCCCCGGAGGGACAGGAAGGCCTGTCCGCCTTCCTCGACAAGCGCCCCGCGCGCTGGACGTCCTGA
- a CDS encoding VOC family protein, producing MLDHVGVPVSDYARSLAFYRQALAPLGIVLLMEMTPEATGGNGAAGFGSGEEPFFWFGDDGAPGVHTHVAFRADSRAQVDAFHAAALAAGGRDNGAPGLRPHYHEHYYGAFVLDPDGHNIEAVCHRPE from the coding sequence ATGCTCGACCACGTCGGTGTCCCCGTGTCCGACTATGCCCGCAGCCTGGCGTTCTATCGCCAGGCGCTGGCGCCACTCGGCATCGTGCTGCTGATGGAAATGACGCCGGAGGCGACCGGAGGCAACGGCGCCGCCGGTTTCGGCAGCGGCGAAGAGCCGTTCTTCTGGTTCGGCGACGACGGCGCGCCCGGCGTGCACACCCATGTCGCCTTCCGCGCCGACAGTCGTGCGCAGGTGGATGCCTTCCACGCCGCCGCGCTCGCCGCCGGCGGCCGGGACAACGGCGCACCGGGCCTGCGCCCGCACTACCATGAACACTATTACGGCGCGTTCGTGCTGGATCCGGACGGACACAACATCGAGGCCGTGTGCCACCGTCCGGAATGA
- a CDS encoding acetyl/propionyl/methylcrotonyl-CoA carboxylase subunit alpha, whose protein sequence is MFSKILIANRGEIACRVIRTARRLGVRTVAVFSEADADAQHVRLADEAWPIGGPRPAESYLRGDAILEVAHRSGAQAIHPGYGFLSENADFADAVETAGLVFIGPKASSMRAMGSKAGAKDLMHAAGVPVVPGYTGEDQSPGTLAREAARIGFPLMIKAAHGGGGKGMRIVRALDEFIPNLESCQREAANAFGRDRVLLERYIESPRHIEIQVFGDSQGNVIHLNERECSAQRRYQKVLEESPSPFLTPELRAAMGEAAVLAGRAIGYANAGTVEFIVDPDGHFYFMEINTRLQVEHPVTEMTTGLDLVEWQLRVAAGEPLPLAQDAVPQRGHAIEVRLYAEDPDAGFLPGSGRLERLQLPAPSAQVRIDSGVVEGDTVTIFYDPMIAKLIVHDVDRPSALARLREALAACAIEGPKSNIPFLEALVRHPAVVEGRIDTGYLDRHLDEFIGAPADETDGADLLLAAATIALLRQEHDQRESARRSGDPTSPWAIADGWRLGHAGQRPLAFQHRDERIELLAQGTGGRYRIAHGSRLADVEGARLSEQALSLRIDGRGLRFHVSQGSGRVEVHDGVRRFAVQPLAMYRHEASGPEAGDDRVRAPMPGRVVAMRVATGDRVQQGQELAVIEAMKMELALKAPRAGTVGELRAAAGDFVEADSVLVVLED, encoded by the coding sequence ATGTTTTCGAAGATCCTCATCGCCAACCGCGGCGAAATCGCCTGCCGCGTGATCCGCACCGCGCGCCGGCTGGGCGTGCGCACCGTGGCCGTGTTCTCCGAAGCCGATGCCGACGCCCAGCACGTGCGCCTCGCCGACGAGGCCTGGCCGATCGGCGGGCCACGGCCGGCCGAGAGCTACCTGCGCGGCGATGCGATCCTCGAAGTGGCGCACCGCAGCGGCGCGCAGGCGATCCACCCGGGCTACGGCTTCCTCAGCGAGAACGCGGACTTCGCCGACGCGGTGGAGACCGCGGGCCTGGTGTTCATCGGCCCGAAGGCGTCGTCGATGCGGGCGATGGGCAGCAAGGCCGGCGCCAAGGACCTGATGCACGCCGCGGGCGTGCCGGTGGTGCCGGGCTACACCGGCGAGGACCAGTCGCCCGGCACGCTCGCGCGCGAGGCCGCGCGCATCGGCTTCCCGCTGATGATCAAGGCCGCGCACGGCGGCGGCGGCAAGGGCATGCGCATCGTGCGCGCGCTGGACGAGTTCATCCCGAACCTGGAAAGCTGCCAGCGCGAGGCCGCCAATGCCTTCGGCCGCGACCGGGTGCTGCTGGAGCGCTACATCGAGTCGCCGCGCCACATCGAGATCCAGGTGTTCGGCGACTCGCAGGGCAACGTGATCCATCTCAACGAGCGCGAATGCTCGGCGCAGCGGCGCTACCAGAAGGTGCTCGAGGAATCGCCTTCGCCCTTCCTGACGCCGGAACTGCGCGCCGCGATGGGCGAGGCCGCGGTGCTCGCCGGGCGCGCGATCGGGTATGCGAACGCGGGCACCGTGGAGTTCATCGTCGACCCCGACGGCCACTTCTACTTCATGGAGATCAACACCCGCCTGCAGGTGGAACACCCGGTCACCGAAATGACCACGGGCCTGGACCTGGTCGAATGGCAGTTGCGGGTGGCCGCCGGCGAACCGCTTCCGCTGGCGCAGGACGCGGTGCCGCAGCGCGGCCACGCGATCGAGGTGCGCCTGTACGCCGAGGATCCGGATGCCGGCTTCCTGCCCGGTTCCGGCCGGCTCGAGCGCCTGCAACTGCCTGCACCGTCCGCGCAGGTGCGCATCGACTCGGGCGTGGTCGAGGGCGACACGGTGACGATCTTCTACGATCCGATGATCGCCAAGCTGATCGTGCACGACGTCGACCGGCCCTCCGCACTCGCCCGCCTGCGCGAGGCGCTGGCGGCCTGCGCGATCGAGGGGCCGAAATCCAATATTCCCTTCCTGGAGGCGCTGGTGCGTCACCCGGCGGTGGTCGAGGGCCGGATCGACACCGGCTACCTCGACCGGCACCTGGACGAGTTCATCGGCGCCCCGGCCGACGAAACGGATGGCGCGGACCTGCTGCTGGCGGCCGCGACCATTGCGCTGTTGCGGCAGGAACACGATCAGCGCGAAAGCGCCAGGCGGTCGGGCGACCCGACCTCGCCGTGGGCGATCGCCGACGGCTGGCGCCTCGGCCACGCCGGGCAGCGGCCGCTGGCCTTCCAGCATCGCGACGAGCGGATCGAGCTGCTGGCGCAGGGGACGGGGGGCCGTTATCGCATCGCCCACGGCAGCCGCCTGGCGGACGTCGAGGGCGCGCGCCTGTCCGAGCAGGCGCTCTCCCTGCGTATTGACGGCAGGGGACTTCGTTTCCATGTCTCGCAGGGTTCCGGACGCGTCGAGGTGCACGATGGCGTGCGCCGGTTCGCCGTGCAGCCGCTGGCGATGTACCGCCACGAGGCATCCGGCCCGGAGGCCGGCGACGACCGGGTGCGCGCGCCGATGCCCGGTCGCGTGGTCGCGATGCGCGTCGCCACCGGCGACAGGGTGCAGCAGGGACAGGAACTGGCGGTGATCGAAGCGATGAAGATGGAACTGGCGCTCAAGGCGCCACGCGCCGGCACGGTCGGCGAACTGCGCGCCGCGGCCGGCGATTTCGTCGAAGCCGACAGCGTGCTGGTCGTACTGGAGGACTGA
- a CDS encoding hydroxymethylglutaryl-CoA lyase → MPAHVRIVEVGPRDGLQNEQAQVPTAAKIELVDRLSATGLRTIEATSFVSPKWVPQLADAAEVFSGIDRRPGIAYPVLVPNLQGYERARAVGASEVAVFTAASEAFNRRNTNAGIDESLQRFAPVLERARDEGVRVRGYVSTVLGCPYQGAVPLADVVRVAKALHAMGCYEVSLGDTIGVGTPGGARAMLRAVAADVPMGALAVHFHDTWGQALANILACLEEGVAVVDSAVAGTGGCPYARGASGNVASEDVVYMLHGMGIDTGIDLPRLADTGRWLSGMLGRETGSKAGRALAAAG, encoded by the coding sequence CTGCCCGCGCACGTGCGCATCGTCGAGGTCGGCCCGCGCGACGGTCTGCAGAACGAGCAGGCGCAGGTGCCGACGGCCGCCAAGATCGAGCTGGTCGACCGGCTTTCGGCGACCGGCCTGCGGACCATCGAGGCCACCAGCTTCGTCAGCCCGAAATGGGTGCCGCAGCTGGCCGACGCGGCCGAGGTGTTCTCCGGCATCGACCGGCGGCCCGGCATCGCCTACCCGGTACTGGTACCGAACCTGCAGGGCTACGAGCGTGCGCGTGCCGTCGGCGCGAGCGAAGTCGCGGTGTTCACCGCCGCGTCGGAAGCCTTCAATCGTCGCAACACCAACGCCGGCATCGACGAATCGCTGCAGCGCTTCGCGCCGGTGCTCGAACGCGCGCGCGACGAAGGCGTGCGCGTGCGCGGCTACGTCTCCACCGTGCTCGGCTGTCCCTACCAGGGTGCGGTGCCGCTCGCCGACGTGGTGCGGGTGGCGAAGGCGCTGCACGCGATGGGCTGCTACGAGGTCTCGCTCGGCGACACCATCGGCGTCGGCACGCCCGGCGGTGCGCGCGCGATGCTGCGGGCGGTCGCCGCGGACGTGCCGATGGGCGCGCTGGCGGTGCACTTCCACGATACCTGGGGCCAGGCACTGGCCAACATCCTCGCCTGCCTGGAGGAAGGGGTCGCGGTGGTCGACAGCGCCGTCGCCGGCACCGGCGGCTGCCCCTACGCACGCGGCGCCTCCGGTAATGTCGCGAGCGAGGATGTCGTGTATATGCTCCATGGCATGGGCATCGACACCGGCATCGACCTTCCCCGGCTCGCCGACACCGGCCGCTGGCTCTCCGGGATGCTCGGTCGCGAAACCGGCAGCAAGGCCGGGCGGGCCCTGGCGGCGGCCGGATGA
- a CDS encoding sensor domain-containing protein, with protein sequence MPPANDGTAQIVASLEAACRDLALPAAARDLFARARDALRAASSDAEAARLRYHALFDAVPDPVSILDESGIVLDLNRAGLAAYRRPREEIVGQPIEVLNPDLPKDHMRPVLETLNRGETYVIEVANMRGDGTRFPVEVHSAGFSHDGRRCVVAVARDLSARRVAELRYGQLLEVIDKGVLVLDDRGRLVQANAAAMRILGADEHHDFQDYLRAGDWAMVDEGGRPITVEDLPPADTLRTGKATESRVLGLYHRPERRLRWLSVSSVPLFAPGGRKPVQVLSFFSDVTQLKRDSALFDRAQSLAHIGGWEWEVDRDALYMTDEALRILGGRTMRSVGDLLSALVRDDRIRLETALEQAISGNRPIDLEVQGTRVDGNPLWLRIIGEAEINRSEGTSITGTLQDITERKQEQETLRVRARTDPLTGLLNRDAMLYELETRMRDALHGGIAVLYIDLDRFKMVNDVLGHAAGDDLLNAAARRIARAAGTEGLVARFGGDEFLVACNTRDDEARPERIADAILEAFSESFRFEKEEFAITASIGIARSPRDGDRPQVLIQNADAAMYDSKRRILNGRQAFTPELAQSQENRLRMENHLRRAADNDEFRLVYQPQVDLRDGATVAAEALIRWQNHQLGEMRPDHFIGHAETTGDIVRIGGWVLREACRQVAEWRDAGLGIIRVAVNVSYRQFLVEDLAETIRKALEEHRLPGSALELEFTERVLIEDAPDTLRTFAALREMGMILTIDDFGEGYSALNYLRRLPIHGLKLSQLFVEGVPGNHSDVAVCQAVAGIARSLGLGLVAEGIESEAQRRFMLELGVPVGQGFLFAPGLPPDEFARRLAPQR encoded by the coding sequence ATGCCCCCCGCCAACGACGGGACGGCGCAGATCGTCGCCTCGCTGGAAGCGGCCTGCCGCGACCTCGCGCTGCCGGCCGCGGCCCGCGACCTGTTCGCCCGGGCGCGCGACGCCCTGCGCGCCGCCAGCAGCGATGCCGAAGCCGCGCGCCTGCGTTACCACGCCCTGTTCGACGCGGTCCCCGACCCGGTCAGCATCCTCGACGAGAGCGGCATCGTGCTCGATCTCAACAGGGCCGGGCTCGCGGCGTACCGGCGCCCGCGCGAGGAGATCGTCGGCCAGCCGATCGAGGTGCTCAATCCCGACCTGCCCAAGGACCACATGCGGCCGGTGCTGGAGACCCTCAACCGGGGCGAGACCTACGTGATCGAGGTCGCCAACATGCGCGGCGACGGCACCCGCTTCCCGGTGGAGGTGCATTCGGCCGGTTTCAGCCACGACGGGCGCCGTTGCGTGGTGGCGGTCGCGCGCGACCTGTCCGCGCGGCGCGTGGCCGAACTGCGCTACGGCCAGCTGCTGGAAGTGATCGACAAGGGCGTGCTGGTGCTCGACGATCGCGGCCGGCTGGTCCAGGCCAATGCCGCGGCGATGCGCATCCTCGGCGCCGACGAACACCACGATTTCCAGGACTACCTGCGCGCCGGCGACTGGGCGATGGTCGACGAAGGCGGCCGGCCGATCACGGTCGAGGACCTGCCGCCGGCGGACACGCTACGCACCGGAAAGGCCACGGAAAGCCGCGTGCTCGGGCTCTACCACCGGCCGGAACGGCGCCTGCGCTGGCTGTCGGTGAGCAGCGTGCCGCTGTTCGCGCCGGGCGGGCGCAAGCCGGTGCAGGTGCTGTCGTTCTTCAGCGACGTCACCCAGCTCAAGCGCGACAGCGCGCTGTTCGACCGGGCCCAGTCGCTGGCCCACATCGGCGGCTGGGAATGGGAAGTCGACCGCGACGCGCTGTACATGACCGACGAGGCGCTGCGGATCCTCGGAGGACGCACGATGCGGTCGGTCGGCGACCTGCTGTCGGCGCTCGTGCGCGACGACCGCATCCGCCTCGAGACGGCGCTGGAACAGGCGATTTCGGGCAACCGCCCGATCGATCTCGAGGTGCAGGGAACCCGGGTCGACGGCAACCCGCTGTGGCTGCGGATCATCGGCGAGGCCGAGATCAACCGCAGCGAGGGCACCAGCATCACCGGTACCCTGCAGGACATCACCGAGCGCAAGCAGGAGCAGGAGACCCTGCGCGTGCGCGCGCGCACCGATCCGCTCACCGGCCTGCTCAACCGCGACGCGATGCTGTACGAGCTCGAGACCCGGATGCGCGACGCGCTGCACGGCGGGATCGCCGTGCTGTACATCGACCTGGACCGCTTCAAGATGGTCAACGACGTGCTCGGGCATGCCGCCGGCGACGACCTGCTCAATGCCGCCGCCCGCCGCATCGCGCGCGCCGCCGGCACCGAGGGCCTGGTCGCCCGCTTCGGCGGCGACGAGTTCCTCGTCGCCTGCAACACCCGCGACGACGAGGCGCGTCCCGAGCGCATCGCCGACGCGATCCTCGAAGCGTTCTCCGAGAGTTTCCGTTTCGAGAAGGAGGAGTTCGCGATCACCGCCAGCATCGGCATCGCGCGCTCGCCGCGAGACGGCGACCGGCCGCAGGTGCTGATCCAGAACGCCGATGCGGCGATGTACGACAGCAAGCGCCGGATCCTCAACGGCCGCCAGGCGTTCACGCCGGAACTGGCGCAGTCGCAGGAAAACCGGCTGCGCATGGAGAACCACCTGCGCCGCGCGGCCGACAACGACGAGTTCCGGCTCGTCTACCAGCCGCAGGTCGACCTGCGCGACGGCGCCACGGTGGCCGCCGAGGCGCTGATCCGCTGGCAGAACCACCAGCTCGGCGAGATGCGGCCCGACCATTTCATCGGCCACGCCGAAACCACCGGCGACATCGTCCGCATCGGCGGATGGGTCCTGCGCGAAGCCTGCCGCCAGGTGGCGGAGTGGCGCGACGCGGGCCTGGGCATCATCCGCGTCGCGGTGAACGTGTCCTATCGCCAGTTCCTGGTCGAGGACCTGGCGGAGACCATCCGCAAGGCCCTCGAAGAACACCGCCTGCCGGGATCGGCGCTGGAGCTCGAGTTCACCGAGCGGGTGCTGATCGAGGATGCGCCCGACACCCTGCGCACCTTCGCCGCGCTGCGCGAGATGGGCATGATCCTGACCATCGACGACTTCGGCGAGGGTTACAGCGCGCTCAACTACCTGCGTCGGCTGCCGATCCACGGGCTCAAGCTCAGCCAGCTGTTCGTCGAGGGCGTGCCCGGCAACCATTCCGACGTGGCGGTCTGCCAGGCGGTGGCCGGCATCGCCCGCAGCCTGGGCCTCGGCCTGGTGGCCGAGGGCATCGAATCGGAGGCGCAGCGCCGCTTCATGCTGGAACTGGGCGTGCCGGTGGGCCAGGGCTTCCTGTTCGCGCCGGGGCTGCCACCGGACGAGTTCGCGCGTCGCCTCGCCCCGCAGCGCTGA
- a CDS encoding SDR family NAD(P)-dependent oxidoreductase, producing MQSASVRAVVSGGVSGLGLAVAQRILADGGKVALFDVNDDKGAAAVAKFGAANARYFRTDVTSEDGVVASVAEAKEFLGGLNVAVNCAGILGAGRVLGREAPMPLQQFSNTVMVNLVGSFNLAKAAAAAMQHNEAGDDGERGVIVNTASVAAYEGQIGQAAYSASKGGVVGMTLPMARELARFGIRVNTIAPGIFWTPMVDGMPEEVQQSLSASIPFPSRLGRPGEFADLVAYIVGNRYLNGETIRLDGAVRLAPK from the coding sequence ATGCAATCCGCATCCGTCCGCGCCGTCGTCAGCGGCGGCGTCTCCGGCCTCGGCCTGGCCGTGGCGCAGCGCATCCTCGCCGATGGCGGCAAGGTCGCGTTGTTCGACGTCAACGACGACAAGGGCGCCGCCGCGGTGGCGAAGTTCGGCGCGGCCAACGCGCGCTACTTCCGCACCGATGTCACCAGCGAGGACGGCGTGGTCGCGAGCGTGGCCGAGGCGAAGGAGTTCCTCGGCGGGTTGAACGTGGCGGTGAACTGCGCCGGCATCCTCGGCGCCGGCCGCGTGCTCGGCCGCGAGGCGCCGATGCCGCTGCAGCAGTTCTCCAACACGGTGATGGTCAACCTGGTCGGCAGCTTCAACCTGGCCAAGGCCGCGGCCGCGGCCATGCAGCACAACGAGGCCGGCGACGACGGCGAACGCGGGGTGATCGTCAACACCGCTTCGGTGGCCGCCTACGAGGGCCAGATCGGCCAGGCGGCGTATTCCGCGTCCAAGGGCGGCGTGGTCGGCATGACCCTGCCGATGGCGCGCGAACTGGCGCGCTTCGGCATCCGTGTCAACACCATCGCCCCGGGTATCTTCTGGACGCCGATGGTCGACGGCATGCCGGAGGAGGTGCAGCAGTCGCTCTCGGCTTCGATCCCCTTCCCCTCGCGCCTGGGCCGGCCCGGGGAATTCGCCGACCTGGTCGCCTACATCGTCGGCAACCGCTACCTCAACGGCGAGACCATCCGCCTAGACGGCGCGGTACGGCTGGCACCGAAGTGA